In Magnolia sinica isolate HGM2019 chromosome 12, MsV1, whole genome shotgun sequence, a single genomic region encodes these proteins:
- the LOC131221281 gene encoding protein S40-5-like, which translates to MCSCPIIWTCFDHRIMIKVSTIRVAMAKGRKFGLSHHDRLLGSHGYNQDQPNGADHSELAEEDVWSIVNDGIDHEHAMQTAGSSRQYEMRGDPMVRNRRWAAATGDRHVGGLSLAFEDTGKTSSRIVHQFSGPDASMLSSRGNHMAASAPVNVPDWSKILRVDSVESLQEGYEMMSEEDEWVPPHEYLAQSRRSAAHSVFEGVGRTLKGRDMSRVRNAVWSRTGFLG; encoded by the coding sequence ATGTGCTCGTGTCCGATCATCTGGACATGTTTCGACCATAGGATCATGATCAAGGTGTCCACGATACGTGTTGCAATGGCAAAGGGGCGGAAATTCGGATTGAGCCATCATGATCGTCTATTAGGGAGTCATGGTTACAATCAAGATCAGCCTAACGGTGCCGATCACTCCGAGCTGGCCGAAGAAGATGTGTGGTCCATTGTCAATGATGGAATTGATCACGAACACGCCATGCAAACGGCCGGGAGTTCGCGCCAATATGAAATGCGTGGAGATCCGATGGTCAGGAATAGGCGCTGGGCCGCCGCCACAGGAGATCGCCACGTGGGCGGGTTGTCATTGGCTTTCGAAGATACGGGCAAGACCTCATCAAGGATCGTACACCAATTCAGCGGCCCGGATGCGTCCATGTTGTCGTCACGTGGGAACCACATGGCCGCATCCGCACCGGTGAACGTGCCCGATTGGTCGAAGATcctccgagtcgactcggtcgaGTCATTGCAAGAAGGGTACGAGATGATGAGCGAAGAAgatgagtgggtcccaccacacgaGTACCTAGCACAGAGCCGTAGGAGTGCGGCCCACTCTGTTTTCGAAGGGGTGGGCCGTACGCTCAAGGGCCGGGACATGAGCCGGGTCCGGAACGCGGTGTGGAGTCGAACCGGTTTCTTGGGTTGA